A genomic segment from Streptomyces sp. NBC_01233 encodes:
- a CDS encoding Lrp/AsnC family transcriptional regulator, producing MEELDRQIVDLLVRDGRMSYTDLGKATGLSTSAVHQRVRRLEQRGVIRGYAAVVDPEAVGLPLTAFISVKPFDPSAPDDIADRLAGVPEIEACHSVAGDENYILKVRVATPLELEDLLGRLRALAHVSTRTTVVLSTPYEARPPRV from the coding sequence ATGGAGGAGCTGGACCGCCAGATCGTGGATCTGCTCGTACGGGACGGGCGGATGAGCTACACGGATCTGGGCAAGGCCACGGGACTGTCCACGTCGGCAGTCCATCAGCGAGTACGCCGTCTGGAACAGCGCGGGGTGATCCGCGGGTACGCGGCCGTGGTCGACCCGGAGGCCGTCGGCCTGCCGCTGACGGCGTTCATCTCGGTCAAGCCCTTCGACCCGAGCGCCCCGGACGACATCGCCGACCGGCTGGCCGGCGTCCCCGAGATCGAGGCCTGCCACAGCGTCGCGGGCGACGAGAACTACATCCTCAAGGTGCGCGTCGCCACGCCCCTGGAGCTGGAGGACCTCCTGGGCCGGCTGCGCGCCCTCGCCCACGTCTCGACGCGCACGACGGTGGTCCTGTCCACCCCCTACGAGGCCCGCCCGCCCCGCGTCTGA